A genomic region of Ewingella sp. CoE-038-23 contains the following coding sequences:
- the chiQ gene encoding ChiQ/YbfN family lipoprotein → MKNVLLVVASVALLGACSDPSASKADQLRHSYTNCINTSNGEADKLATCQTILESLQKEKAHEAFAKKETVRVIDYQKCLTARKTGDGQSYAEDCGKIWQEIKANNSPSAMK, encoded by the coding sequence ATTAAAAATGTGTTGTTGGTGGTGGCTTCTGTCGCTTTGCTGGGCGCCTGTTCTGACCCGAGTGCCAGTAAGGCCGACCAGCTTCGTCACTCTTACACCAACTGTATCAATACCTCGAATGGCGAAGCCGATAAGCTAGCGACCTGCCAGACCATTCTGGAATCGCTGCAGAAAGAGAAAGCCCATGAGGCGTTTGCAAAGAAAGAAACCGTGCGGGTTATTGACTACCAGAAATGCCTGACGGCGCGTAAAACCGGCGATGGTCAAAGCTATGCCGAGGATTGCGGTAAAATCTGGCAGGAGATCAAAGCCAACAACTCGCCGAGCGCCATGAAGTAA
- the fur gene encoding ferric iron uptake transcriptional regulator, with protein sequence MTDNNTALKKAGLKVTLPRLKILEVLQAPEGHHVSAEDLYKQLIDMGEEIGLATVYRVLNQFDDAGIVTRHNFEGGKSVFELTQQHHHDHLICLDCGRVIEFRDESIEARQREIAKKHGIKLTNHSLYLYGHCELGDCREDDSLHNDKPAL encoded by the coding sequence ATGACTGACAATAATACCGCACTGAAGAAAGCTGGCTTAAAAGTCACGCTTCCGCGACTTAAGATCCTGGAAGTGCTGCAAGCGCCGGAAGGTCATCACGTCAGCGCGGAAGATTTGTACAAACAATTAATTGATATGGGTGAAGAGATTGGTCTGGCGACGGTTTACCGCGTTCTGAACCAATTTGATGACGCAGGTATCGTTACCCGTCATAATTTCGAAGGCGGCAAATCTGTTTTCGAACTGACCCAACAGCATCACCACGACCACCTGATTTGCCTTGATTGCGGCCGCGTTATTGAATTCCGCGATGAGTCAATCGAAGCGCGTCAGCGTGAGATTGCGAAGAAACATGGCATTAAACTGACTAACCACAGCCTCTATCTGTACGGCCACTGCGAACTGGGTGACTGCCGTGAAGATGACAGCCTGCATAACGATAAACCAGCACTGTAA